One segment of Panicum virgatum strain AP13 chromosome 3K, P.virgatum_v5, whole genome shotgun sequence DNA contains the following:
- the LOC120700593 gene encoding serine/threonine-protein phosphatase 6 regulatory ankyrin repeat subunit C-like, whose product MASPAATSDDLSTFGKSSLRLRLDLQPPQVLPESSDSGVDRAVADLLAAAFAGDIPRSRKSARKLAKAGKGVDEAVAAVGDPESKRHGALHLGAAAGKVEMCKLLIEDFQANVDATDVEGFYEVAELLMSKGADVDPICENGGAPVHIAAKNGHAKVLKLLLRNKADVIIPFLSHS is encoded by the exons ATGGCCTcacccgccgccacctccgacgACCTCTCCACCTTCGGCAAGTCCTCCCTCCGCCTGAGGCTGGACCTCCAGCCGCCGCAAGTACTACCCGAGAGCTCCGACAGCGGCGTTGATCGGGCGGTGGCGGATCTCCTCGCCGCGGCGTTCGCCGGCGACATCCCCCGCTCGAGGA AGTCGGCGAGGAAGCTGGCCAAGGCCGGGAAGGGCGTggacgaggcggtggcggccgtcggcgacccggagagcaAGCGCCACGGGGCGCTCCACCTGGGCGCAGCGGCTGGTAAGGTGGAGATGTGCAAGCTGCTGATCGAAGATTTCCAAGCCAACgtcgacgccaccgacgtcgaaG GATTCTATGAAGTAGCAGAGTTGTTAATGTCCAAAGGAGCTGATGTTGACCCCATCTGCGAGAATGGTGGAGCACCAGTACACATTGCTGCTAAAAACGGGCATGCAAAAGTGTTGAAGTTATTGTTGCGGAATAAAGCAGATGTGATTATTCCTTTCCTTTCGCATTCTTAG
- the LOC120697533 gene encoding RING-H2 finger protein ATL39-like has product MSSSSLARYDANVLLAAVAALSAAVAFVAALHLYARCFLQRRAALAEGNPRVLVLRRPPPPDGYELEVVSAGACGQGAAGLDAKALRALPVFMWESARVGAEGGVAAVELDGQCAVCLGEMEDGELGRLLPACRHVFHVECIDTWLGVSSTCPVCRTVAAAAAAAPDADVAPGHGEVEPRGAEC; this is encoded by the coding sequence atgtcgtcgtcgtcacTTGCTCGCTACGACGCCAACGTCCtgctggcggcggtggccgcgctCTCGGCGGCGGTCGCCTTCGTCGCGGCGCTCCACCTCTACGCGCGGTGCTTCCTGCAGCGGCGCGCCGCCCTCGCAGAGGGCAACCCCCGCGTGCTCGTGCtgcggcgcccgccgccgccggacggcTACGAGCTGGAGGTCGTCAGCGCCGGCGCGTGCGGCCAGGGCGCCGCCGGGCTGGACGCCAAGGCGCTGCGCGCGCTGCCGGTGTTCATGTGGGAATCGGCCAGGGTGGGGGCGGAGGGCGGCGTCGCAGCGGTGGAGCTCGACGGGCAGTGCGCGGTGTGCCTGGGGGAGATGGAGGACGGCGAGCTGGGGAGGCTGCTCCCGGCGTGCCGCCACGTGTTCCACGTGGAGTGCATCGACACGTGGCTCGGGGTGAGCTCGACGTGCCCAGTTTGCCGgacggtcgcggcggcggcggcggcggctccggacgCGGACGTGGCACCCGGACACGGTGAGGTAGAGCCCCGAGGCGCCGAGTGCTAG